TGACGCTGCTTGGACCGGGGAAATTCAACAAACGGTTGTATTGTGTAAGAAAGATTCATGTGATCTTTCTGATTCTGCTGCTGCAGGCACAGCAACGGAGAGGTTGAATTTGGAAAACCATTCCGAAGGAAAGATCGTGCCAAAggctcttttttctttttcaccttCATTGTCCACTAGAGGTTCAGAAAATTTGGAAGACTCGATAAGCTGGTTAACGATGCCATTCTTAAGTTTCTACCGTTCATTGAACAAAAACTTCTTAGGAAGTGCTTCAAAGCTTGATACATTCAGCGAGTATGATCCAGTCTATGTTTCATCATTTCGAGAGTTGGAAATGCAAGATGGGGCTAGACTGCTTTTACCTTTGGGTGTTAATGACACTGTTATTCCGGTTTACAATGATGAGCCCACGAGTATGATATCATATGCACTAGCATCACCTGAGTATCATTTTCAGGTAAGCAACAATGGGGATAGACATAAAGACAGTGGGGATTTAACTACCTCCGTATCTGCAGATTCATCAACTCTTCGGTCTTTCCTTTCTGTTGATGAATCGACCTTTGATCCCCATCAAAGTTTCAGTTCAATAGACGACGGTTCTGGATCTCGTAGCCTGATTATGGACCCACTCTCCCGTACAAAGGCTTTGCATGTCCAGGTTTCCTTCGGAGATGACGGGTCAGCTGATAAAGTGAAATATACCGTCACTTGCTATTACGCAAAGGGGTTTGAAGCATTAAGAAGAATGTGTTGCCCATCAGAGCTAGATTATATACGGTCCCTGAGTCGGTGTAAGAAATGGGGTGCTCAGGGTGGCAAGAGCAATGTCTTCTTTGCAAAGACCTTGGATGATCGGTTTATCATTAAACAGGTTACGAAGACAGAGTTGGAATCGTTTATAAAATTTGCCCCTGGATATTTTAAGTACTTATCTGAATCAATTAGTTCTAGAAGTCCGACATGCCTTGCAAAGATTCTCGGTATTTATCAGGTGTTTGTTTAACTTCAGATGTTTTAATGCTACATATTATAATTGTTAATATATGTTCATTGCTTACCGAAGCCGGAATAATTATTTtgtctacttttatttttcttgaaggtTACTACAAAGCATCTTAAAGGCgggaaagaaacaaaaattgatgTTTTGGCTATGGAGAATCTTTTGTTTCGAAGAACCTGCACGAGGCTATACGATCTCAAAGGATCTTCAAGATCTCGTTATAACCCCGATACAAGTGGAAGCAACAAAGTTTTGCTTGATCAGAACTTTATCGAATCAATGCCGACTTCCCCTATTTTTGTCGGTAATAAAGCAAAGCGGTTGTTGGAAAGAGCTGTCTGGAATGACACTGCTTTTCTTGCGGTaagttttcaatcttttcttGTATGCTTGTCCCCCCGAAGATGTTCTTAACATTCCAGGAGATCCATTCGCATGGTGCATGTTTATATccattatttttctcttctttttgatTTTGCAGTCAAGTGATGTGATGGATTACTCGTTACTGGTCGGAATCGACGAAGAGAAGCACGAGTTAGTTCTCGGAATCATTGATTTCATGAGGCAGTATACCTGGGACAAGCATCTCGAAACTTGGGTGAAGGCTTCCGGCATCCTCGGCGGGCCAAGGAATGCAGCACCAACCGTAATTTCACCGAAACAATACAAGAAAAGGTTCCGGAAAGCAATGTCGACTTATTTCCTGATGATCCCCGATCAATGGTCTTCTTCTACCATGCCAAGAAAACCTGGGTCGGATACCGGTGAAGAGAATGGGCAAATCCGGACCTCGGTTAAGTGATTCTTCAAATCTGTGAGTGTATATTCATATCTTTGATTCTTTTCCCCCCCTTGTTCACATGATTGATTTCCATTTTTTCTcacaaaaaaacaataaattataattattcttttagGAAAGTTGCatgggatttttttttataagacAGAAATTTCTATCAGAGTTCCAAATTTTGATGATCTCtgcatgaaatttttttgatcTTATAATTTTAGCATTCCACCATGTAAATGGATCAGTGAATTAGATTCTTTTgtgattcatatatataaattataccATTGCTGATGGGTCTGGTTATTAGGTCAATCTAGTTATACAAACCGCTCTGGATGATTCGGGTTCGGGTTTTCTTGCTCCGGTTCTTCacttttctaaaaatatctGTCTTTCGTTATATACTGAGGATCAAACCTTTGAAAGATCACatgaaaaaacttaaaaaaggaTCCGAACAACATGGGGATTGAATGGCTGTGATTTATAGAGTTTAAATGGTTATTTGACGGTTTCAGCCCTCTTAACCGTCGACATATACCAAAATCGACAGTAACACATAGTTCTGCTCTCATCTAACATTAATTTTCAAACTCGATCTCCGCTCGACACTTAATTGAATTGTTTAGGTTCAAGCTCGATTAAGCTCATTTATTAACTTTCACAACTCAAGCTCAACTATGCTCGTTTGCATTAAGCTCGAGCTCGTTTACACTTCAACCTTTTCTATATAACAAggacaaaaatgtaatttcataacacaaaaatatattaaaatgaaaagttcaATTAATTGAATCGAGTATTGCGATACTCAAATCCGGTTTGATTGATAGCTTGAGCTGCTCAAGCTCGACTCAAATAATTaccaaacaaattaaatttgagtttcTTTTTCTCCTAATCCAATGTTGAAGATCATACATTCAACCTCAAAAGGAGCTCTTAGCTTTAATTCtccaatctttttaatttttttatggaatATCCGTGTCCCATATAATAtgcatacaaatatatatataacggAGTTGTTTTTTTGCTATATAATATGCATAcaagtatgtgtatatatataagagctAGGGTTTTTACTAAAGGAATTTGTTAAAACCATTCCCCTTGAAGTTTGAAACCCCATCTTTAGGGTTTTTGAAGCCTCCACTATTAACAATTTGAATCCATCGTTCTCGAAGAAGATCAAGGATCTCTGCATCTCTGCATTCATTTTAACATTTGCCAAAAAAGATAAACTATTATAGATTAAAATCAGAGTAACTAAAACATGTGTAATTGAGTCAGATTGAGTTCCATTGAATATCAGTTTCAAACTTCGAGTTTGGCTGAGTACAAAATATAACTCCTCAAGCTTGGTTGATTAATCTCATTTAAGTATAGTAAAAAATGAGCTATATCTGGGAGTGGAACTAGAAATTTTGTAGCGGGGTtgagattgaattataaattttttagtatCAACTTAAGATCTGACTCTCTTAATAGCAGTGGCGGTCATTGAAATTTGGGagtgtttaattaaaattttttaaaaattttaaaggatttgaTGAGAATTTCTAAAAAATGTTGGTAGGtttaataaaaacttacaaaaaaaaaatcaaattcttgacaaattttgaggtgtaaaaaaaattttcaaaatttttgaaaaagctcCCCTACCATGATCCCTACTTAAGAGGCTAAGCTAGGTCGAGCTCGACTTTTACAATAATTACTAGAACTCAAGCTTTTTTTAAAGTCAAAACCCGAGCTCTTAAGCTCATTTGTAATCAATCAAACTTGAGCTCAACTTTACAATGATGACCATAATTCAAGCTTATTCTAAATAACTCAAGCTCAACTCGACAACGATGGAACACAATCCGAGTTTTATATACTTACCTATGATGAAAAAGAGTAGGAGAAATGAAACGAGGACCTTCATCATACCCTTCACAAACTATTTCACCATTATCATCTCTGTAACATATTACACCCAAAGCTTTGTCCTCAAAAACCTGTCAAAAAAACCACACAAACCACATCATGTTTCTCACTTTCTGGTCGGAAAACAATGGCCGAAAAtaccccaaaaagaaaaaactgatCATTTTTTGTTCAACCTTATTGTTGTTGGAGAAACCACTGATCTGAATTTCCGGTGATTTCTTACAAGGAACTTGGTTGTTTTGAAGCATCACGATCTTGTTCACATGTGGTTTCGATGTTCTAAAAGGAAGATTAACTGGAAAAGAACATGTAATTACAGACattgaagaaaaaatattatagtgAAGTAGAAAGAAAATGGAGGACAGTGAGAGAATTTATGCGTGTCTCtgtgtttttctttaaaagacaaaaaatgaTAACTACACTCATCTGGaaggttttttttctcttttttaatttcgaCTAGTAAATACCAAGCGACAATTTGAAAATTGGTTTTATAGGTTAATATTCATCAACgagtaaataatatattttagattcaagttgatttaatgGTCAATGTCGGATATCAGAGAtgaaaattgtttgaattttaatttatagattCATAACGTTTAAAGTTATTAcatgaaaaaactaaaatataaaaaaatgataaatgagaGCTTTCGacatttagaataaaatttattcagaagcgattttaataaattagtttttaaataattttttaaataaattaataatttttaaaattaaatgattaaaacgtaaatttattaataatttaatattattaggcATAATTTACTAAAAGTCTGAAAAAGTACTGAATTATTTGTCATAGTTTTAGGTAAAGTGGGTTCCATTTTGCTTTATCTTTATACTGTTGATTAAGTCTTACTATATATATttctgttatatatatatatatatatatataatattttcctgTTTGAGATAGGAAAAAGGATTTcactaatttatatatatttattttgatattacagaaatattagaaaattaaaattactgactgtaaattaataaaaataattttgttatctTGTGaactgaaaacaaaaattaattaaataaatttaaataaaaatcaattaaaatcaaattgaattgaacCAAAGCTAAATTAAGCACAATGGCtcaaattgatttttggtttttacGAGAGTCTATTTCTCAACTTTATTGAGAGGGATTGTATGAatcaattaagttaattttcgattcaatttgTTGATTTTGCGTTATATTAGAGTGAGTTATAAGGTTGCAATATAAGATCAAGTTAGGGACTTTGAATATCGGAATCCCAAATCTTATGTATGTTGAATGTCATTTTCTGAAAACAATCACATGAATCAATTGAgctaaattttagatttattttatttgataatatattagagaaaattttctttgttcaaattattataatatgacTAGATTaaagttttcatattttttaaaattaaaaaaattaatttgattttcattaaaaagatatttaatttgaataagaTATTTTCTTTGATACATAGTTTGATAAGATATTACTAGaattagattagattagattagattaatGAAGGGACGTCCAAAAGATAAGATATTGTAATTCTTGTACTATAAAgctatgttattttaatttgggtcATGAATCatgattcaattttttattttttattttaaaaaaaattatattttgaataaagatatttttttgatatttgatgATCCATAATAGAGGTGTTCGTGAATTAGGTCGAGTTGGGTTTAGGTAACAACCGATTTAATTGATCAGTTCGATCAGTTTTTTCGAATCGACTTTGACATGAGAAAACTGATCAGGCCGACTTTAGTTGAGAAGATCGATCAAACGGAACCGACTTTGATTCGgttgatttttttggttaacTGACTTTGGGTTATTGGGTTGAgtttatatgattatatatctattatatgttataaaatataaatatattttaaataatttaaaaatataaaataagtcatttttcgATCGGTTCAGTTTCGAAATTCAAAAACTGATAATTGGTccaattaatcaattaaataaaggTCAAAATCGACCAACCCGCCCCACCTGACTAAACTGAAACCGAAAAAtcgaatgagtctatttttatattaaaattgaaaaattttctcTCCTAGTTCTAGTCATGCTTAtcatgatattaacatactttatgtTTGCCCAAACCCGGATGGCTCGGaaaataggtttaaaattttgcacAAACCCAACTATATTTATAAATAGCTAATCTAAACCCATTTTAGACCCacccatatttttaattaaaaaaaaataagtttatgttattttttaatttaaaatttaatactttaattttttcatttatcaaaatttatatatgcccaacttaattttttcaatatttacattatagtattatatattactataaatttaatttttaggtattataaaattacataatatataaaaagtaaaataatataatatattacaaaatttagaaaatggatTGGGTCAAACTCGAGCTGAcgtattatataatata
The window above is part of the Gossypium raimondii isolate GPD5lz chromosome 9, ASM2569854v1, whole genome shotgun sequence genome. Proteins encoded here:
- the LOC105798998 gene encoding uncharacterized protein LOC105798998 isoform X2 — translated: MSVITCSFPVNLPFRTSKPHVNKIVMLQNNQVPCKKSPEIQISGFSNNNKVFEDKALGVICYRDDNGEIVCEGDAEILDLLRERWIQIVNSGGFKNPKDGVSNFKGNGFNKFL
- the LOC105798998 gene encoding uncharacterized protein LOC105798998 isoform X1, which codes for MSVITCSFPVNLPFRTSKPHVNKIVMLQNNQVPCKKSPEIQISGFSNNNKVFEDKALGVICYRDDNGEIVCEGYDEGPRFISPTLFHHRDAEILDLLRERWIQIVNSGGFKNPKDGVSNFKGNGFNKFL